Proteins encoded within one genomic window of bacterium:
- a CDS encoding DUF3857 domain-containing protein, which translates to MRVRRAVAAFAAFAAAVGAASAFDPLGFSPQPPRNPAEEEAAAPAVVLLHEETWRIEGRARNGEAENVLTVRKRVLINDDDGRAWANQSIVSYEEPSGREWRLTGFAARTALPDGRKVELTAEMRHEAVDAQGETKRRELKFTFPAVAPGAVLEWEYELRRGRVAPWPLWDVQESIPVREATFVARRPAKSGLDVAAHSCAAIAPWCAVETAPPDGDDVVDRVVCRDVPAYAREPLSPPEADTRLRMFIAPRGAFDDAEGAVRDRRLAAFEAKRKTARELAAREFAAGSPRERFERIGAWIAREIALVPDAGADAADGGPNKTADALLESRAGTAEEAAMLAVVLAEEAGVDASLLLAHDVSRQSCRLPTPERSEEARPIAEAVDGRTPIPFDPSCRHCRPGIVSAAFCGGSDNALRVSRATARLHAATVFDAAWIGVPCAAAETNVLTRRERIELAANGSARVAGEAVWAGQLEQERRDAWSGATPERRATEFLDGEPGSLAEARVETGDPDDLSRSFAANYSFAQADAALAAGGTLVVRPRDVVSKRLGLPVAERRRLPLWWPRPFTIEFEQTFVAPEGYAARTPPPPARLLGAGLSFEASWRAGAAPNELVYRARFAVAKQKIVPQRYASARAFALALKRALAAEATFERR; encoded by the coding sequence GTGAGGGTGCGCCGCGCCGTCGCCGCGTTCGCCGCGTTCGCGGCCGCCGTCGGCGCGGCGTCGGCCTTCGATCCGCTCGGGTTCTCGCCCCAGCCGCCGCGGAATCCGGCGGAGGAGGAGGCGGCCGCGCCGGCGGTCGTCCTGCTCCACGAAGAGACGTGGCGAATCGAGGGACGCGCGCGGAACGGCGAGGCGGAGAACGTCCTCACCGTCCGCAAGCGCGTGCTGATCAACGACGACGACGGCCGCGCCTGGGCGAACCAGTCGATCGTCTCCTACGAGGAGCCGAGCGGCCGCGAGTGGCGCCTGACCGGCTTCGCGGCGCGCACCGCCCTTCCCGACGGGCGGAAGGTCGAACTGACGGCGGAGATGCGGCACGAAGCGGTGGACGCTCAGGGCGAGACCAAGCGGCGCGAGTTGAAGTTCACGTTCCCCGCCGTCGCGCCGGGCGCGGTGCTCGAATGGGAATACGAGCTGCGGCGCGGCCGCGTGGCGCCGTGGCCGCTGTGGGACGTGCAGGAGTCGATCCCGGTGCGGGAGGCGACCTTCGTCGCGCGCCGCCCGGCGAAGTCCGGACTGGACGTCGCCGCCCACTCCTGCGCGGCGATCGCCCCGTGGTGCGCCGTCGAGACGGCGCCCCCCGACGGCGACGATGTGGTGGACCGCGTCGTCTGCCGCGACGTGCCGGCGTACGCGCGGGAACCGCTCTCGCCGCCGGAGGCGGACACGCGGCTGCGGATGTTCATCGCGCCGCGGGGGGCGTTCGACGACGCGGAGGGCGCCGTGCGCGACCGGCGGCTCGCCGCCTTCGAGGCGAAACGGAAGACGGCGCGGGAGCTGGCCGCGCGCGAGTTCGCGGCGGGAAGCCCGCGCGAGCGTTTCGAGCGGATCGGCGCGTGGATCGCGCGGGAGATCGCGCTCGTTCCGGACGCCGGCGCCGACGCCGCGGACGGCGGGCCGAACAAGACCGCCGACGCGCTGCTGGAGTCGCGCGCGGGCACGGCCGAGGAGGCCGCGATGCTGGCCGTCGTCCTCGCCGAGGAGGCGGGCGTGGACGCCTCGCTCCTCCTGGCGCACGACGTCTCGCGGCAGTCGTGCCGCCTCCCGACGCCGGAGCGCTCGGAGGAGGCGCGGCCGATCGCCGAGGCGGTGGACGGGCGGACGCCGATCCCGTTCGATCCCTCCTGCCGCCATTGCCGCCCGGGGATCGTTTCCGCGGCCTTCTGCGGCGGCTCGGACAACGCGCTGCGCGTCTCCCGCGCGACGGCGCGGCTCCACGCGGCGACGGTCTTCGACGCGGCGTGGATCGGCGTTCCGTGCGCGGCGGCGGAGACGAACGTGCTGACGCGGCGCGAGCGGATCGAGCTCGCGGCGAACGGCTCGGCGCGCGTCGCCGGCGAAGCGGTCTGGGCGGGCCAACTGGAGCAGGAACGGCGCGACGCGTGGAGCGGCGCGACGCCCGAACGCCGGGCGACGGAGTTTCTCGACGGCGAGCCGGGATCGCTCGCGGAAGCGCGCGTCGAGACCGGCGATCCGGACGATCTGTCGCGCTCCTTCGCGGCCAACTACTCGTTCGCCCAGGCCGACGCGGCGCTGGCGGCGGGCGGGACGCTGGTCGTCCGGCCGCGCGACGTCGTGAGCAAGCGGCTCGGCCTGCCCGTCGCGGAGCGGCGCCGACTGCCGCTCTGGTGGCCGCGTCCCTTCACGATCGAGTTCGAGCAGACGTTCGTCGCCCCCGAGGGGTACGCGGCCCGGACGCCGCCGCCCCCCGCGCGGCTCCTCGGCGCGGGCCTGTCGTTCGAGGCCTCGTGGCGCGCGGGAGCGGCGCCGAACGAGCTCGTCTATCGCGCCCGCTTCGCCGTCGCCAAGCAGAAGATCGTTCCGCAGCGCTACGCTTCCGCGCGGGCCTTCGCGCTGGCGTTGAAGAGAGCCCTCGCCGCCGAGGCGACGTTCGAAAGGAGATGA